A stretch of Pirellulales bacterium DNA encodes these proteins:
- the secD gene encoding protein translocase subunit SecD, which translates to MDRRVDWRNLATGLRTRTAAVGVAALTMAATTAAFAQEAGEEAVAADPAAAEGISQQGLLNLGIVLAIFIAPAFIGNWLGKRLRMPDHGWKFAVAIGTLAAAAVVVSRGEIKLGPDLSGGITLIYQIDQQAAADKEAGGDDRQANAPKRSQQELVDALVTQLAKRVDPTGTKEVSIRSYGEGQIEIIIPKASPEELESIERSIYTAGALEFRIVASRKFSKHRSIIELAEKLPKGANIVRLDDGTSVARWVGYDEAQIGDDASLVRRVGATEPQMLVLTNDGQDVKGDQHLKSASVGADQLGKPAVNFSFNTAGSFAFGELTAANLPDPSGEKYRLGILLDNRLLNAPSINSKITDQGIIEGNMTQKEVEEIVGILQAGSLPAALDKDPISREQISPTIGKQTVEKGRKAIAVSLAAVLAFMVFYYRFAGLVACMALAANVLLILGCMVLIKGAFTLPGLAGLVLTVGMSVDANVLVFERIREELDRGTALRMAIRNGFARAMSTIVDASVTTLITAIVIYKIAPDNVKGFGVTLILGILMSMFTAVFMSRIVFDVAEKTGYLKKLTMARLVGGTRIDFMGLQRFCVTASLLLVALGLFGLFSRGRDILNIDFTGGSSVTMVFEEPMSFAEVKKTIEEKTDLGKQNLTLVEVGDTQTRYTVTSVNEDVAAVELLLTEAFAGKLKTYHVEREKLQPISATMPRNGAPRLWGVPAGPFALVSLLQDDGDESVATAEEEESAAEAAPAEDADDADEVGEATQPAEEEADSAAPADQPAAESAAAATADADADDDDNDAFVNGTQATLKFSLGEDDSSDDGIGYDALDKLVQDALEATKKTGAAYRLSSPEPNYAPTSKRRHVTWDVQLALPEAEAQEVIAKLESTINGHPVFPLASKIGGRVAGKLAGDAIAAIVISLAGIIGYIWYRFNGVIYGLAAVVALLHDVIITLGIVALSAYVVDGVPALASLLQLEKFQISLPMVAAILTLIGYSLNDTIVVFDRIREVKGKSPRLTRDMINASVNQTLSRTLLTSGTTLLTVIVLYFIGGDGIHGFAFALLIGIVVGTYSSIHVAAPTLLWMSDKAHGAKLPQPVSGT; encoded by the coding sequence ATGGACAGGCGCGTTGACTGGCGGAATCTGGCGACGGGACTGCGGACGCGGACGGCGGCGGTCGGGGTCGCGGCGCTGACCATGGCGGCGACGACCGCGGCGTTCGCTCAGGAAGCCGGCGAGGAGGCGGTTGCGGCCGATCCTGCGGCCGCCGAGGGGATCTCGCAACAGGGGCTGCTCAATCTGGGGATCGTGCTGGCGATCTTCATCGCGCCGGCTTTCATCGGCAATTGGCTCGGCAAGCGCCTGCGGATGCCTGACCATGGCTGGAAGTTCGCCGTGGCGATCGGCACGTTGGCGGCCGCGGCGGTGGTCGTCTCGCGGGGCGAAATCAAGCTCGGTCCCGACCTCAGCGGCGGCATCACGCTGATTTACCAAATTGATCAGCAAGCGGCCGCGGACAAGGAGGCGGGGGGGGACGACCGACAAGCGAACGCTCCCAAACGGAGCCAGCAGGAGCTCGTCGACGCCCTGGTGACCCAGCTTGCCAAGCGCGTCGACCCGACCGGCACGAAGGAAGTCTCGATCCGCAGCTACGGCGAGGGGCAAATCGAGATCATCATCCCCAAAGCGAGCCCCGAGGAACTAGAGAGCATCGAGCGGAGCATCTACACCGCCGGGGCGCTCGAATTCCGGATTGTCGCCTCGCGAAAGTTCTCGAAGCATCGTTCGATCATTGAACTGGCCGAGAAGCTCCCCAAGGGCGCCAACATCGTCCGGCTCGACGACGGCACGTCTGTGGCCCGCTGGGTCGGCTACGACGAAGCGCAGATCGGCGACGACGCGTCGCTGGTGCGCCGCGTCGGGGCCACGGAGCCGCAGATGCTGGTGTTGACCAACGACGGTCAGGACGTGAAAGGCGACCAGCATCTCAAGTCGGCCTCGGTCGGCGCCGACCAGCTTGGCAAGCCGGCGGTCAACTTCTCGTTCAACACGGCCGGGTCGTTCGCGTTCGGCGAGTTGACTGCGGCCAACTTGCCCGACCCCTCGGGCGAGAAGTACCGCCTGGGCATCTTGTTGGACAATCGGCTGCTGAACGCCCCGAGCATCAACAGCAAGATCACGGACCAGGGGATCATCGAAGGCAACATGACCCAGAAGGAGGTCGAGGAGATCGTCGGCATCCTGCAGGCCGGCAGCTTGCCGGCGGCGCTCGACAAGGACCCTATCAGCCGCGAGCAGATCAGCCCCACGATCGGCAAGCAAACGGTTGAAAAGGGGCGCAAGGCGATCGCCGTGTCGCTGGCCGCGGTGTTGGCGTTCATGGTGTTCTACTACCGGTTCGCCGGTCTCGTGGCTTGCATGGCGCTGGCGGCCAACGTGCTGTTGATCCTCGGCTGCATGGTGCTGATCAAGGGCGCCTTCACCCTGCCGGGGCTGGCGGGCTTGGTGCTCACCGTCGGCATGTCGGTCGACGCCAACGTGCTGGTGTTCGAGCGAATCCGCGAGGAACTCGACCGCGGCACGGCCCTGCGGATGGCCATCCGCAACGGCTTCGCGCGGGCCATGTCGACCATCGTCGACGCCAGCGTCACGACGCTGATCACGGCCATCGTCATTTACAAGATCGCCCCCGACAACGTGAAAGGCTTCGGCGTCACGCTCATTTTGGGCATCCTGATGAGCATGTTCACCGCAGTGTTCATGTCGCGAATCGTCTTCGACGTCGCCGAAAAGACCGGCTACCTCAAGAAGCTGACGATGGCCCGGCTGGTAGGCGGAACGCGGATCGACTTCATGGGATTGCAGCGGTTCTGCGTCACGGCCTCGCTGTTGCTTGTCGCCCTCGGATTGTTCGGCCTGTTCTCCCGCGGACGCGACATTTTGAACATCGACTTCACCGGCGGCAGTTCGGTGACGATGGTGTTCGAGGAGCCAATGTCGTTCGCCGAGGTCAAAAAGACGATCGAGGAGAAAACTGACCTGGGCAAGCAGAATCTGACGCTCGTCGAGGTCGGAGACACGCAGACCCGCTACACGGTGACGTCCGTCAACGAGGACGTCGCTGCAGTCGAACTGCTGCTGACCGAGGCGTTCGCAGGGAAGTTGAAGACCTATCACGTCGAACGAGAGAAGCTCCAGCCGATTTCCGCCACGATGCCGCGCAACGGGGCGCCTCGGCTGTGGGGCGTGCCGGCGGGACCGTTCGCGCTGGTGTCGCTGTTGCAGGACGACGGCGACGAGTCGGTCGCGACCGCCGAAGAGGAAGAATCGGCGGCGGAGGCCGCCCCTGCGGAGGATGCCGACGATGCCGACGAAGTCGGCGAAGCGACTCAGCCGGCCGAGGAGGAGGCCGACTCGGCCGCACCTGCGGACCAGCCCGCCGCCGAGAGCGCAGCCGCCGCAACGGCCGACGCCGACGCCGACGACGACGACAACGACGCATTCGTCAACGGCACGCAAGCGACGTTGAAGTTCAGCCTGGGCGAGGACGATTCGAGCGACGACGGGATCGGTTACGACGCGCTCGACAAGCTGGTCCAAGACGCGCTCGAAGCGACCAAGAAGACCGGGGCCGCCTATCGGCTGTCGAGCCCCGAACCGAACTACGCCCCGACCAGCAAGCGGCGGCATGTCACCTGGGACGTGCAGCTCGCGCTGCCCGAGGCGGAGGCCCAGGAGGTGATCGCCAAACTGGAATCGACAATCAACGGCCACCCGGTCTTTCCGCTGGCCAGCAAGATCGGCGGGCGCGTGGCGGGCAAGCTCGCCGGCGACGCCATCGCGGCGATCGTCATCTCGCTGGCAGGCATCATCGGCTACATCTGGTACCGCTTCAACGGCGTCATCTACGGCTTGGCCGCGGTGGTCGCCCTGCTGCACGACGTGATCATCACGCTGGGGATCGTCGCCCTGTCGGCCTACGTCGTCGACGGCGTCCCCGCCTTGGCCAGCCTGCTTCAGCTGGAAAAGTTCCAGATCAGCCTGCCGATGGTCGCGGCAATTTTGACCCTCATCGGCTACTCGCTGAACGACACGATCGTCGTGTTCGACCGCATTCGCGAAGTCAAGGGAAAGAGCCCCCGTCTGACTCGCGACATGATCAACGCCAGCGTCAACCAGACCTTGAGTCGCACGCTGTTGACCTCGGGCACGACGTTGTTGACGGTGATTGTGCTGTACTTCATCGGCGGCGACGGGATTCACGGATTCGCCTTCGCGTTGCTGATCGGCATCGTCGTCGGTACGTACAGCTCGATCCACGTGGCGGCGCCGACCCTGCTGTGGATGAGCGACAAGGCCCACGGCGCCAAGCTGCCGCAACCCGTGAGCGGGACCTGA